The Mycolicibacterium neoaurum DNA segment GCTGGCCGCCAAGCAGAAGCTGCCCATCGACGTCATCGCCTACGTCCCGATGGCCGAGAACATGCCCTCGGCGACCGCGCAGCGCCCCGGCGATGTGCTGACCCAGTACGGGGGGACCACCGTCGAGGTGCTCAACACCGACGCCGAGGGGCGCCTGGTGCTCGCCGACGCCATCGTGCAGGCCTGCGAGGACGGCCCCGACTATCTGATCGAGACGTCCACCCTGACCGGCGCCCAGACGGTGGCGTTGGGTGCACGCACCCCGGGCGTGATGGGCAGTGACGACTTCCGCGACCGGGTCGCCGAGCTGTCGCAAGCCGTCGGCGAGAACGGTTGGGCCATGCCGCTGCCCGAGGAGCTCAAGGATGATCTGAAGTCCCAGGTGGCCGACCTGGCCAATGTCAGCTCATCCCGTTATGCCGGGATGCTGGTGGCCGGGGTGTACCTGCGGGAGTTCGTCGCCGAGGGTGTCGAGTGGGCACATATCGACATCGCCGCCCCCGCCTACAACACCGGCGGGCCGTGGGGTTACACCCCCAAGGGTGGCACCGGGGTGCCGACCCGGACCATGTTCGCGGTCCTGGAAGACATCGCCGCCAACGGCTGACCTCCCCGCCGAGTGGCCAGTTATCGCACGCATTTCACGGGCGGTTTCAAGGGGTGGTTGCAACAGTGGGTGAATCGGTCGGGTTGCAGAGTAGTTCGTGGAGTGCTTCGGCTGGTGTTTTCCAGCCCAGTGTCTGGCGGGGTCGGTTGTTGAGTTTGGTGGCGACGTAGTCGAGGTAGTCGGGGGGAAACACCGATAGGTCAGTGCCTTTGGCAAACCATTGGCGCAGCAGACCGTTGGTGTTTTCGTTGGTTCCGCGCTGCCATGGTGAGTGCGGGTCGCAGAAATAGATGTCGAGATCTGTCGCCTCAGCGATGGCCAGATGGTTGGCCAATTCGCTGCCCTGATCCCAGGTCAATGATTTACCCAGCAGCGCCGGCAACTGGCCCATCTTGGCCACGATCGCCTCTTGCACGGTCGCCGCGGTGTGATCACCGGGCAGGTGCAACAAGAGGGTGAACCGGGTGCTGCGTTCCACCAGAGTGCCGATCGCCGACCCGGAGGCGGTGCTTCCGATGATCAGATCCCCCTCCCAGTGCCCGGGGATGGCGCGGTCCTCGACCTCGGCAGGCCGTTCACTGATGCTGACCATGCCGGGGATACGTGTGCGGCGCTGCCCGGGTCGTCTGCGCGGGTGGCGTATCGCACGCCCGGTCCGCAGGTAGGTGTGCAGATCGCGCCGCAGATTGCCTTTGCCTTGGACGTATATTGCCTGGTAGATCGCTTCGTGTGACACCCACATCTCCGCAATATCAGGGAAGTCCAGCCGCAACCGGGCAGCGATCTGGGCCGGACTGTGAAACTCGTCGGTGAGTCGAGTCTGCACCACCTCACGCAGGGTCGTGCACAGATCCAGCTTGCGCGGCTTGGGTCGTGCGGCGCGGGTGACGCTGCGGTCGTGCGCGACAGTGGCCTTGTAGCGGGGACGCGGATCATGCCCACCGCGCCATGGCGCACCGAAGCGATATCGGGACCGATAGCCCGTACGACCTCGGCATCCGCCGTTGACGGCGATCTCCCGCGAGATCGTCGACGGCGCCCGGCCAAGGCGTTGAGCGATACACCGAATTGATTCTTTGGCCGCCACTCCTAACGCGATTTCCTCGCGCTCTTCAAAGGACAGTCGCGGCCGCCGGCGAGGTTGACCATCGGGTAACTGAGGTCTCACCCCGCCAGCATCGGCAAACCACCGCGAACCCGAGTTCAGCGACACGCCGACTGCCACAGCGGCTTCACTCACGGTCAACCCGCTACGGATTTCCTCCCAGAACCGACGACGAAGACGAGACGATTTGGACGGGCGCACAACAGCTCCTCACAGGGACCTGTTGCAACCACCCCTTGAAACCGCCACGAGAAGCCGTGTCACAAGTGGCCACTCGGCGGGTAGTCGCGCCTGCCCTCAGCCGAGCTTGACGCGCGCGGTGCTGCGCATCACCTGCGGTAGCGCATGTGCCGCCCCGTAGACCAGATAGGCCTCCGGGGTCACCGGCCGCACCGGGGTGTTGTTCTGCACCGCCGCGACGATGGCCTTGGCGACCTTCTCCGGTCCGTAGCGGCGCAGTTTGAATCCCTTGACGATCTGGGCCCGCATCGCCTCCACTGCGGAATCACCGGCCGAGGGCATATCGAACTGCGTGGTGCTCACGATATTGGTGTCGATGACGCCGGGGCAGACCGTGGTCAGGCCGATGCCGGCCGAATCCAGTTCTGCGCGTAAGCAGTCGGAGAACATGAACACCGCGGCCTTGCTGGTGGCGTAGGCGTTCATCGACTGGGTCGGGGCATAGGCGGCCATCGAGGCGACATTGACCACGTGACCGCCCAGGCCGCGGTCGACCATCCGCGCGGCAAAGGCCCGGCAGCAGTTGACCACTCCGCCGAAGTTGATGTCCATGACGCGGTCGAAGTTCGCGGCCGGGGTGTCCAGGAAGAACCCGGCATGTCCGACTCCGGCGTTGTTGACCACGATGTCGGGCACGCCGTGGGTGTCACACACCTGCTCGGCGAAGCGCTCCACCGCATCGGCGTCCGCGACGTCCAAACGGTAGGCGTGCGCGGTGCCGCCCGCCGCACGGATCTGCGCGGCGGTCTCGGTGGCGGCATCCTCGTCGATATCGCTGACGACGATCTCGGCTCCGCGTTCGGCGAAGGCCAGCGCGGTGGCGCGCCCGATACCGCTGCCCGCGCCGGTGATCGACACCAGCTGATCCCCGAACGGTGGCCGGGACACTCCGACGGCGGCCCTGGCCAGGGTGCGCGCCGCCGGTGCGCCCTGCAGATGGTCGACCAGCTCACCGACGGCGGCGGCCAGCTGGACCGGATGCGACATCGGTGCCCAATGTCCGGCGTGCAGATCGCGGCGCCACAGCCGGGGCACCCATCTGGCGATGTCGTCGTAGGCGTAGGGACGCACATAGGGGTCGCGCCGGTTGACGATCAGCTGCACCGGCACGTTCACCGCATGCTCGGCGCGGGGTTGGCCCAACGTGCGGAAGTAGTTGGCCCGGTACACCTTCATGCTGCGGGCGGCGTCGGCGGCCAGCGCCGGGGAGTGATGGATGCTCTGCGGGTCGACGCCGTCGCGCCGCAGCCGGCGATCCATGGCGCCGCGGGAGAACGCCCACCGCACGGCCGCCGGAGCCAGCACCGGAACCGAGAACGCGCCCATATAGGACAACCGGGCCAGCTGGGCGGCTCCGCGGGCGAACCGGCGCGGCAGGTAGGGCCTGCGCAGCCCGTCCTTGATATAGCGGTTCAGGTGTCGCGCGCTGGGTCCGGACACCGAGGTGAACGAGGCCACCACCGACGGCGCGTCCGGTCTGCCCAGGTATTCCCACACCCCCACCGAGCCCCAGTCGTGGGCCAGCACGTGCACCGGGCGTTGCGGGCTGACGGCGGCGGCCACCGCGGCGAAATCGTCGGCGAAGCGGGCCATGGTGTAGGCGGCGGTGTCGCTGGGCACATCGGACTTGCCGACGCCGCGGTTGTCGTAGCGCACCACCCGGAATCGTCCGGTCAGCAGCGGCGCCACACCGTTCCACAGCACGTGTGAGTCGGGCCAACCGTGCACCAGCACGATGGTCGGGGCGGCCTGCTCGTCGCTCCCGCCTTCCTCGTAGACGGCGATGCGGGTCCCGTCGGCGCTGGTGACGAACCGTTCGGCGACTGCAGACATGGCTACCCCTCTAGTTCACGGCGGCGTTCCCGGTCACGTTCGATCCGGCGTCGGGCATCGTAGTCGCGCATCCGCTGCGGATAGCCGACCTTCTGCACGTCGTAGACCGGGATGTCGAGTTGCCTGCTGAGCCGTTTGGCTCCGGCCTCCCCGCCGGTGCGCCTGCGGGTCCATTCACCGTCGACGGCCACCAGTACGACGGTGACCTCGGTGACCGTGGTCTGGGGTTCGACGAATGCCTCGACCCCGGTGTGTGTCGCGACCCAGTGACGCAGATAGTCCAGGTCGGCCGATGCCTGTTTACGGGCCAGGCCTCGCGTGCCACCGCGCGGCCGACGCCACTTGTCCAACAGTCCCAACTGCGGGTTCTCCTCTCCGGCCCTTGATTCGATGGTGCCAGAGCATCGAGTCGGCGGTCCGCGACGACCGCGACCGGTGGACATGACAGGATGGAAGGGCACCGCATTCGACACGTGACGATGACTTTCGAGGAGTCAAAACCCATGGCAATCTCAGTCCAGATGCCCGCACTCGGTGAGAGCGTCACAGAGGGGACCGTCACACGATGGCTCAAGCAAGAGGGTGACACCGTCGCCGTCGACGAGCCGCTGCTCGAGGTATCCACCGACAAGGTCGACACCGAGATCCCGTCACCGGCCGCCGGCGTGCTCACCAAGATCATCGCGGCCGAGGACGATGTCGTCGAGGTCGGTGGCGATCTTGCCCTGATCGGCGAGGAGGGCGAGTCCGCCCCGACCGGCGATTCCACTCCCGCCGAAGAGGCCGAGCCGGAGGCCGAACCCGAGCCCGAGCCCGCCGCCGAGGAAGCCGAGCCCGAAAAGTCCGAGCCGCAGGAGTCCAAGCCCGCCAAGCCTGCGGCATCCGGCGGCGGTGACGCCACGTCGGTGAAGATGCCCGAGCTGGGCGAGTCGGTCACCGAGGGCACCGTCACCCGCTGGCTGAAGAAGGTCGGCGACGAGGTCGCCGTCGACGAGGCTCTGGTCGAGGTGTCCACCGACAAGGTCGACACCGAGATCCCGTCGCCGGTCGCGGGCACGCTGCTGTCGATCAGCGCCGAAGAGGACGATGTGGTCGCCGTGGGTGGCGAGCTGGCCAAGATCGGTGACGCCGGGGCCGAGGGTGCCGCCGAGCCGGAACCCGAGCCCGAGCCGGAACCCGAACCCGAGCCGGAACCCAAGGAAGAGCCCAAGCAGGAAGCCAAGCCCGAGCCCAAGCCCGAGCCGAAGCCCGAACCCAAGCCTGAACCCAAGGCCGCACCCGCCCCCGCCGCGGCGGGCAGTGAGTCCGACGCCAATCCGTATGTCACACCGCTGGTGCGCAAGCTCGCCGCGGAGAACAACGTCGACCTGTCCTCGGTGAAGGGCACCGGCGTGGGCGGGCGCATCCGCAAGCAGGATGTGCTCGCGGCCGCGGAGGCGGCGAAGGCACCCGCGACCGGCCAGGACAAGCAGGCTGCCGCCCCGGCCGCCGGCCAGAAGAAGGAAGCCGCCGCGGCCCCGTCGCTGGCACATCTGCGTGGCAGCACGCAGAAGGCGAACCGCATCCGGCAGATCACCGCGAAGAAGACCCGCGAGTCCCTGCAGACCACCGCGCAGCTGACCCAGGTGCACGAGGTCGACCTGACCAAGATCGTGGCGCTGCGGGCCAAGGCGAAGAAGAGCTTCTCCGAGCGTGAGGGCGTCAACCTGACGTTCCTGCCGTTCTTCGCGGTCGCCGTCGTCGACGCCCTCAAGGCGCACCCGAACATCAACGCCAGCTACAACGAGGACACCAAGGAGATCACCTACTACGACGCCGAGCACCTCGGTTTCGCGGTGGACACCGAGCAGGGTCTGCTCTCCCCCGTCGTCCACAACGCCGGTGATCTCTCCCTCGGCGGTCTGGCCAGAGCCATCGCCGATATCGCCGCACGCGCCCGGTCGGGCAACCTCAAGCCCGACGAGCTGTCCGGCGGCACCTTCACCATCACCAACATCGGCAGCCAGGGCGCGCTGTTCGACACCCCGATCCTGGTCCCGCCGCAGGCGGCGATGCTGGGCACCGGTGCGATCGTCAAACGCCCCCGCGTCATCTCCGACGAATTCGGCAATGAGTCGATCGGCGTGCGGTCGGTGGCCTACCTGCCGCTCACCTACGATCACCGCCTCATCGACGGTGCCGATGCCGGCCGCTTCCTGACCACGGTCAAGCGCCGGCTCGAAGAAGGCGCGTTCGAGGCCGATCTGGGGTTGTAGCCGATGGCCGGGCAGGTCATCGCTGTCGCGGGGTCGTCGGGGCTGATCGGTTCAGCCCTGACGACCGCGTTGCGCACCTCCGATCAACGGGTGCTGCGCCTGGTGCGCACGTCGCCGTCGGGTCCCGACGAGGTGTTCTGGAATCCGGCCTCCGGCCAGCTCGACATCGATGCCTTGGTCGGCGTCGATGCGGTCGTCAACCTGTGCGGTGTCGGTGTCGGCGACAAACGTTGGTCGGGCTCGTTCAAGCAGAGCCTGCGGGACAGCCGGATCGGCCCGACCGAGGTGCTCGCCGAGGCGGTGGCCGACGCGGGTATCCCGGTGCTGGTCAACGCGAGTGCGGTCGGCTACTACGGGGACACCCGGGGCCGGGTGGTCGACGAGACCGCGCCGTGCGGCGCGGGATTCCTGGCCCAGCTCTGCGCCGACTGGGAGGCCTCGACCGCTGCCGCCGAGGAGGCCGGCGCCAGGGTCGTGCTGCTGCGCACGGGTCTGGTGCTCTCCCCGTCCGGCGGCATGCTCAACCGGTTGCGGCCCATCTTCGGTCTCGGCCTCGGCGCCCGGCTGGGCAATGGGCGGCAGTATTTCCCCTGGATCAGTCTGGAGGACGAAATCCGCGCGATCCGGTTCGCACTGACCGATGAACAACTGGCCGGCCCGGTCAACCTCACCGGCCCGGCACCGGTGACCAACGGCGAGTTCACCGCCGCGCTCGGCCGCGCCCTCAACCGTCCCACCCCGATGATCGTCCCCGGCTTCGCGTTGCGCGCGGCCCTCGGCGAGTTCGCCGACGAGGGTCTGCTGGCCGGCCAGCGGGCCATCCCGGCGGCGCTGGAGCGGGCCGGTTTCGTCTTCCACCACAACACCGTCGGTGCGGCGCTGAGCTATGTGACCGCCGGTGTCCCACCGGCGTAGGTATCTGGCCGGTGTCCCACCGGCGTAGGTCGGCGTAGCGTCTAAGCGTGACCTCCATCCGCTCCTCCGCCGAACCGCTACAGGTCCGCGTGCTGGGCAGCCTGGACTACGTGCAGGCCTGGCAGCTGCAACGGGAGATCGCCGACACGCGGGTGGCCGGCGGACCGGACACCCTGCTGCTACTCGAGCATCCGCCGGTCTACACGGCGGGCAAGCGCACCGAGGTCCACGAGCGGCCGGTGGACGGCACCCCCGTCGTCGACACCGACCGCGGCGGCAAGATCACCTGGCACGGACCCGGCCAGCTCGTCGGGTATCCGATCATCGGGCTTACCGAACCACTGGACGTCGTGAATTTCGTTCGGCGCCTTGAGGAGGCGCTCATCACGGTGTGCGCTGACCTCGGTCTGCAGACGACGCGGGTCGACGGCCGGTCGGGGGTCTGGGTGCCCGCCGGGCCTGCGGGTCCCGCACGCAAGGTCGGCGCCATCGGCATCCGGGTGGCCCGCGGGGTCACCCTGCACGGGTTCGCGCTCAACTGCGACTGCGACCTCGGGGCGTTCGGCGGGATCATCCCGTGCGGTATCGCCGATGCCGGGGTCACCTCACTGACCGCCGAACTCGGCAGGCACGTGCGAGTGAAAGATGTCACCGACGTGGTGGCAGAGGCCGTCTCGGGCACTTTGGACGGACATATCCGCGTAGCATTGTCGTCGTGAGTGTCGTACCCGAAGGCCGTAAGCTGTTGCGCCTCGAGGTGCGCAATGCCGAGACCCCCATCGAGCGCAAACCGCCGTGGATCAAGACCAAACTGCGCACCGGCCCGGAGTACACCGAACTCAAGAGCCTGGTGCGCCGCGAGGGCCTGCACACCGTGTGCGAAGAGGCCGGCTGCCCCAACATCTACGAGTGCTGGGAGGACCGCGAGGCCACCTTCCTCATCGGTGGTGAACAGTGCACCCGTCGCTGCGATTTCTGCCAGATCGACACCGGCAAGCCCGACGAGCTCGACCGGGACGAACCGCGCCGGGTCGCCGAAAGCGTCCAAGCCATGGGCCTGCGCTATTCGACGGTCACCGGGGTGGCCCGTGACGATCTGCCCGACGGCGGTGCCTGGCTCTATGCCGAGACCGTCCGCCAGATCCACCAGCTCAACCCGAACACCGGTGTCGAGCTGCTCGCCCCGGATTTCAACGCCATACCCGAACAGCTCGCCGAGGTCTTCGAGTCCCGCCCTGAGGTGTTCGCCCACAATGTCGAGACCGTGCCGCGCATCTTCAAGCGCATCCGTCCCGCGTTCCGGTACCAGCGCAGCCTCGATGTCATCACCGCCGCCCGCGATTTCGGGCTGGTGACCAAGAGCAACCTCATCCTCGGAATGGGCGAAACCCCCGAGGAGGTACGCACCGCGCTGGTCGATCTGCACGAAGCGGGCTGCGACATCGTCACCATCACCCAGTACCTGCGCCCCTCGCCGCGTCATCATCCGGTCGAGCGCTGGGTGCGGCCCGAGGAATTCGTCGAGCATTCCGACTACGCCAAGAGCATCGGATTCACCGGTGTGCTGGCCGGACCGCTGGTCCGCTCGTCCTACCGGGCGGGCAAGTTGTACGCCGAGGCTGCGCGGGTCAGAGCAGCCGCCGGCGCATCGTAAACTTGTCGAATGGCGAAATCGCGTAATCCCGCCCAGACCAAGGCTGCCAAGGCCGAGGCGAAGGCCGCCCGCAAGGCTGCGTCCAAGCAGCGCCGCAGTCAGCTGTGGCAGGCCTTCCAGATCCAGCGCAAAGAGGACACCCGGCTGCTGCCGTACATGATCGGCGCGTTCGTGCTGATCGTGGGCGTCTCCATCGCGCTCGGCGTGCTGGCCGGCGGTTTCACCATGTACATGATGATCCCGCTGGGCATCATCCTCGGTGCGTTGGTCGCCTTCATCATCTTCGGTCGCCGCGCCCAGAAGTCGGTGTACCGCAAGGCAGAGGGGCAGACCGGTGCGGCGGCCTGGGCACTGGACAATCTGCGCGGCCGCTGGCGCGTCACCCCCGGGGTCGCGGCCACCGGGCATTTCGACGCCGTGCACCGTGTGATCGGCCGCCCGGGTGTCATCCTGGTCGGCGAGGGTTCGCCCAGCCGCGTGAAACCCCTTCTGGCGCAGGAGAAGAAGAAGACCGCACGGTTGGTCGGCGACGTCCCGATCTACGACATCGTGGTGGGCAACGGCGAGGGCGAGGTGCCGTTGGCCAAGCTGGAGCGCCACCTGGGCAAGCTGCCCGCCAACATCACGACCAAG contains these protein-coding regions:
- the lipA gene encoding lipoyl synthase, yielding MSVVPEGRKLLRLEVRNAETPIERKPPWIKTKLRTGPEYTELKSLVRREGLHTVCEEAGCPNIYECWEDREATFLIGGEQCTRRCDFCQIDTGKPDELDRDEPRRVAESVQAMGLRYSTVTGVARDDLPDGGAWLYAETVRQIHQLNPNTGVELLAPDFNAIPEQLAEVFESRPEVFAHNVETVPRIFKRIRPAFRYQRSLDVITAARDFGLVTKSNLILGMGETPEEVRTALVDLHEAGCDIVTITQYLRPSPRHHPVERWVRPEEFVEHSDYAKSIGFTGVLAGPLVRSSYRAGKLYAEAARVRAAAGAS
- a CDS encoding SDR family oxidoreductase — translated: MSAVAERFVTSADGTRIAVYEEGGSDEQAAPTIVLVHGWPDSHVLWNGVAPLLTGRFRVVRYDNRGVGKSDVPSDTAAYTMARFADDFAAVAAAVSPQRPVHVLAHDWGSVGVWEYLGRPDAPSVVASFTSVSGPSARHLNRYIKDGLRRPYLPRRFARGAAQLARLSYMGAFSVPVLAPAAVRWAFSRGAMDRRLRRDGVDPQSIHHSPALAADAARSMKVYRANYFRTLGQPRAEHAVNVPVQLIVNRRDPYVRPYAYDDIARWVPRLWRRDLHAGHWAPMSHPVQLAAAVGELVDHLQGAPAARTLARAAVGVSRPPFGDQLVSITGAGSGIGRATALAFAERGAEIVVSDIDEDAATETAAQIRAAGGTAHAYRLDVADADAVERFAEQVCDTHGVPDIVVNNAGVGHAGFFLDTPAANFDRVMDINFGGVVNCCRAFAARMVDRGLGGHVVNVASMAAYAPTQSMNAYATSKAAVFMFSDCLRAELDSAGIGLTTVCPGVIDTNIVSTTQFDMPSAGDSAVEAMRAQIVKGFKLRRYGPEKVAKAIVAAVQNNTPVRPVTPEAYLVYGAAHALPQVMRSTARVKLG
- a CDS encoding oxidoreductase, whose product is MGLLDKWRRPRGGTRGLARKQASADLDYLRHWVATHTGVEAFVEPQTTVTEVTVVLVAVDGEWTRRRTGGEAGAKRLSRQLDIPVYDVQKVGYPQRMRDYDARRRIERDRERRRELEG
- the sucB gene encoding 2-oxoglutarate dehydrogenase, E2 component, dihydrolipoamide succinyltransferase; this encodes MAISVQMPALGESVTEGTVTRWLKQEGDTVAVDEPLLEVSTDKVDTEIPSPAAGVLTKIIAAEDDVVEVGGDLALIGEEGESAPTGDSTPAEEAEPEAEPEPEPAAEEAEPEKSEPQESKPAKPAASGGGDATSVKMPELGESVTEGTVTRWLKKVGDEVAVDEALVEVSTDKVDTEIPSPVAGTLLSISAEEDDVVAVGGELAKIGDAGAEGAAEPEPEPEPEPEPEPEPKEEPKQEAKPEPKPEPKPEPKPEPKAAPAPAAAGSESDANPYVTPLVRKLAAENNVDLSSVKGTGVGGRIRKQDVLAAAEAAKAPATGQDKQAAAPAAGQKKEAAAAPSLAHLRGSTQKANRIRQITAKKTRESLQTTAQLTQVHEVDLTKIVALRAKAKKSFSEREGVNLTFLPFFAVAVVDALKAHPNINASYNEDTKEITYYDAEHLGFAVDTEQGLLSPVVHNAGDLSLGGLARAIADIAARARSGNLKPDELSGGTFTITNIGSQGALFDTPILVPPQAAMLGTGAIVKRPRVISDEFGNESIGVRSVAYLPLTYDHRLIDGADAGRFLTTVKRRLEEGAFEADLGL
- a CDS encoding IS30 family transposase is translated as MRPSKSSRLRRRFWEEIRSGLTVSEAAVAVGVSLNSGSRWFADAGGVRPQLPDGQPRRRPRLSFEEREEIALGVAAKESIRCIAQRLGRAPSTISREIAVNGGCRGRTGYRSRYRFGAPWRGGHDPRPRYKATVAHDRSVTRAARPKPRKLDLCTTLREVVQTRLTDEFHSPAQIAARLRLDFPDIAEMWVSHEAIYQAIYVQGKGNLRRDLHTYLRTGRAIRHPRRRPGQRRTRIPGMVSISERPAEVEDRAIPGHWEGDLIIGSTASGSAIGTLVERSTRFTLLLHLPGDHTAATVQEAIVAKMGQLPALLGKSLTWDQGSELANHLAIAEATDLDIYFCDPHSPWQRGTNENTNGLLRQWFAKGTDLSVFPPDYLDYVATKLNNRPRQTLGWKTPAEALHELLCNPTDSPTVATTP
- a CDS encoding TIGR01777 family oxidoreductase; this translates as MAGQVIAVAGSSGLIGSALTTALRTSDQRVLRLVRTSPSGPDEVFWNPASGQLDIDALVGVDAVVNLCGVGVGDKRWSGSFKQSLRDSRIGPTEVLAEAVADAGIPVLVNASAVGYYGDTRGRVVDETAPCGAGFLAQLCADWEASTAAAEEAGARVVLLRTGLVLSPSGGMLNRLRPIFGLGLGARLGNGRQYFPWISLEDEIRAIRFALTDEQLAGPVNLTGPAPVTNGEFTAALGRALNRPTPMIVPGFALRAALGEFADEGLLAGQRAIPAALERAGFVFHHNTVGAALSYVTAGVPPA
- a CDS encoding DUF4191 domain-containing protein; amino-acid sequence: MAKSRNPAQTKAAKAEAKAARKAASKQRRSQLWQAFQIQRKEDTRLLPYMIGAFVLIVGVSIALGVLAGGFTMYMMIPLGIILGALVAFIIFGRRAQKSVYRKAEGQTGAAAWALDNLRGRWRVTPGVAATGHFDAVHRVIGRPGVILVGEGSPSRVKPLLAQEKKKTARLVGDVPIYDIVVGNGEGEVPLAKLERHLGKLPANITTKQMDSLESKLVALGSKIGPAAMPKGPLPNQAKMRGVGRTVRRK
- the lipB gene encoding lipoyl(octanoyl) transferase LipB, which translates into the protein MTSIRSSAEPLQVRVLGSLDYVQAWQLQREIADTRVAGGPDTLLLLEHPPVYTAGKRTEVHERPVDGTPVVDTDRGGKITWHGPGQLVGYPIIGLTEPLDVVNFVRRLEEALITVCADLGLQTTRVDGRSGVWVPAGPAGPARKVGAIGIRVARGVTLHGFALNCDCDLGAFGGIIPCGIADAGVTSLTAELGRHVRVKDVTDVVAEAVSGTLDGHIRVALSS